From a region of the Neodiprion fabricii isolate iyNeoFabr1 chromosome 7, iyNeoFabr1.1, whole genome shotgun sequence genome:
- the LOC124185984 gene encoding proto-oncogene tyrosine-protein kinase ROS isoform X4 has protein sequence MVGLRIWVLIRLWALIPGVVGLLPEDFDVGSPTSFEQDCIAWCRDLDVNQSRTDEVNSEVGCGANCRLDKCTIGCAAWELALETNCQAVCNVTQELLPPKQLYCVLGCQDAVNRYFQQLKEEIGTPPAPALVADSLTATSLRLEWKGIDLAKRGAKLSYVVQWMYEELAESWQYCRNESWEKDNQILVKNLQPYTKYRFRVAVILKSTQHSRESIASAPSVPILTKPEGFPLSPPVIVRAAAVDCCRVSVSWEPGPFPNGPLLSYVLRLQGGNYSTLKDISAVENVTDHYMFQNLTPHQNYSVSITMRNSEGEGPPAVIYISTTPEPAVTDMQLPILILGGEHQVKKQVADLLENPVLIYETANKICGVAIHVASGQVFVSDSGGYVYRTSVDERTDPVVVLSPDQVNFKPLSLSVDWLNLHLYVLGEVKHATTVWQIARCNLDGRGLTVAVAAFLSKPSHIEVDPYNGYLFWVSKDGLSRLDLADISNGVKHETQPDLILEDSHLEAFMVDHRNFRLLIPHPMQNTVLSVTLDGREVSNLRANTQQPQFQNVVSLAMANGLFYWANGRDILTEDYHPGQNRYFHNSYPYKSCYSVNVLMDASQPAPVPVNPPTGVQAVLGAEMAKVSWRAPYLLGGQGKGAWQNWSYELEIKDEITGKAVHQKGIRLLSHTVHRLRERTKYSIKAAAYTSAGRGPWSTEFRGRTLRDPKGEPYASILWSATEGLLKSDVTGENVETLIHRASWKDSEMQYHIVDVAWYKDLLYLVGNNSVLYCYNTTSHENNRMHINSVGSVAVDWISKKLYWANPNQQIITRANLDGTHQEPMSILAIVKELMIDSLEAYLYWSTGYAVEVSRLNGQDRRFYYSDEIFIGKQVMGLTLDTENKFVYWIVRSYESGSILYKAPTSERIPLNDKIIPEQKYLEFQVSALQYPNIQGPLCYFSEHLLWLQDDRNAVIGDLSGQNTAIINGITLSGLQMVAIMDHALHKYPKNLSANSIVVLPSAVSIDSIRVEGKWNNFNVSWNSVKNVNYGTVFYEVKFADYINTNTNSEITKETTIPYHNSEIFSPYAILEVTIKAFTYWGMSHNTRKILRSPQAKPSQPTNARGFVEFDKKPLSDETNISAVFRWDPPDHPNGLIQVYAIDCWYMLEGMNIDICNCLNVNSTMLEYRLYQLLPNTTYYFRVQAYTEVGGGWFTDIVNISTDYENPVPKILVATPEAVRISDLDRQINDTITRHVAIEVAYSAVENKVYGINEMQEMMLADIDSPNVTKILKLNNTASSLCVNWVTRTLFWTEADYGESVSRNIMRLDLTAWEAGYTIAEKIITTRNATLNLDISPLTGTLYWIELVQADRGVTMQSNLNGENVQYFFNQIDDCSCHYAPIVRPVMAVDNTDASTPVIYWVSMEGHLNIADMDGCTCNMVLGPGFNRGLPPTSLTVDKINLYWSNADKDSVYYVEKANPDDTRIKRLHLQSPRSLKAIGKSLQPYPVAECLVPRQVSDNVEVLKKFSNSIKIKLPEPVPHFACEKYNLPATLYTIYITECSAVDSTKCSNNREKIKLKTFKKEIEVENLKPFSRYMFQLSLSNYYSGLESSSPEPDQGVVIITEAGVPTRPENVEVQALTPTLAAVSWLPPKILNGAAVRYEIHWRPVQLVNGMRHNGEQSIKHTEQSSDGKLSATLQSLLPGQDYLICVRAYSTSSAIYNESLPQFLKMYPEPNNLTLTGTSVNSMNISWVPNKNLTIDYSLQYSIVGSDKWQTVVNPILRNNKVEFHIRKLQPKTFYRFKLTLRYPIYKLNVTWPSDARFTFQTSGDVPSAPGTPTITKVRGPVYQVNWEPAHARGSSITLYRLEGTILEDSDTMDKRRNETSEWRLYYNGTDTYWIIPDEMVQKYQFRVQAKNAYGLGTWSKASAVVDLNEAGSGIFVPPQHLGLILGLSVPLILGVMLLCFGFFLCPVYRQRKEDKKAVIPPAAPDVELATLREIPRGNFMQSNTLYATATQDDPDDSSLPKIKREQITLAKFLGSGAFGEVFQGIAKDLDGPGITGVAIKTLRKGASAQEKTEFLREARLMSPFRHKHVLRLLGVCLDTDPPLLVLELMKAGDLLTYLRASRCLQPSDPCALRLQDLLAMCEDVARGCQYLEELHFVHRDLACRNCLVSARDRENRVVKIGDFGLARDIYKNDYYRKEGEGLLPVRWMAPESLVDGVFTSQSDVWAFGVLMWEITSLGQQPYPARTNLEVLYHVRAGGRLPKPLNCPTPLHQLMLRCWSTADARPSFKACLDHIITLRSRTEDAAISPAHAGHYLSKQGNSWKSTSSEGSRDMQPFLPDSCNTTALLASGEIPKYLELIADNDVPDVRDTPTGGYEVPRPVQCLDKNEVQKESKIPELSDSQNESSNLDREQLEDVVNQKRESANNFDLTEPKRASISSTGEKFCILDSSRLANHVSKCIAATNSPSSIDDSRKSEKISTEIRGSLTSLSGRSSSSHGSSTSLTPSRPSSSLLNSQNTLPLKKNGATKQNILSSDTNSGRNTISKLSRTHSILQNGKANIPLAINSALLNSLRQTPDTGEDGNEIATYTNINSDAVRVNG, from the exons TGTACGATAGGATGCGCGGCGTGGGAATTAGCGCTGGAGACTAACTGTCAGGCTGTTTGC AATGTAACGCAAGAACTACTACCACCTAAACAACTCTACTGCGTATTGGGATGTCAAGATGCCGTGAACAGATATTTTCAACAGCTTAAAG AGGAAATAGGCACTCCACCTGCTCCGGCACTAGTCGCCGACAGTCTAACAGCCACCTCCCTGAGGCTGGAATGGAAGGGCATCGACTTGGCGAAACGAGGTGCCAAATTATCCTACGTGGTACAATGGATGTACGAGGAGCTCGCGGAATCTTGGCAATACTGCAGAAACGAATCGTGGGAAAAGGACAATCAGattttagtaaaaaatttacagccTTACACAAAGTACAGG tttcgcGTAGCCGTGATCCTGAAATCGACTCAGCACTCTAGGGAATCCATTGCTTCAGCTCCTAGTGTTCCAATCTTGACTAAACCCGAGGGTTTTCCATTGTCACCACCGGTAATTGTTAGGGCGGCAGCGGTAGATTGCTGCCGCGTGTCCGTGTCTTGGGAACCGGGACCGTTTCCAAACGGCCCACTTTTGTCCTATGTCCTGCGGCTGCAAGGGGGCAATTATTCCACGCTTAAG GATATTTCAGCTGTTGAAAATGTGACAGACCATTACATGTTTCAAAATCTGACGCCACATCAAAACTATTCTGTGAGCATAACGATGAGGAATAGCGAAGGGGAGGGACCTCCTGCCGTAATATACATTTCAACAACGCCCGAGCCAgctg TTACAGACATGCAACTACCGATACTGATTCTTGGGGGAGAGCACCAGGTGAAGAAGCAGGTCGCCGACTTGTTAGAAAATCCAGTCTTGATCTATGAAACGGCCAACAAAATTTGCGGTGTCGCGATACACGTTGCCTCTGGACAAGTATTCGTATCGGATTCAGGTGGCTACGTTTATCGAACATCGGTTGATGAAAGAACCGATCCTGTTGTCGTGCTGAGCCCGGACCAAGTGAACTTCAAGCCACTGAGTTTATCCGTTGATTGGCTGAACTTGCATCTGTACGTCTTGGGAGAAGTCAAACACGCAACGACCGTCTGGCAAATAGCTCGTTGCAACCTGGATGGACGGGGACTGACCGTTGCGGTCGCAGCTTTTTTGTCCAAGCCTTCGCACATCGAAGTTGATCCGTACAACGGGTACCTGTTTTGGGTCAGCAAAGATGGATTATCTCGTTTGGATTTAGCCGATATTAGCAACGGTGTGAAGCACGAG ACACAGCCAGACCTTATACTCGAAGATTCGCATCTGGAGGCATTTATGGTCGATCACAGAAATTTTCGTCTGCTGATACCACATCCTATGCAAAACACGGTGTTATCGGTTACTTTGGATGGTAGAGAAGTCTCGAATCTCCGAGCGAACACTCAGCAGCCGCAATTTCAGAACGTCGTTTCACTGGCTATGGCCAACGGTTTGTTTTATTGGGCAAACGGAAGGGATATACTAACGGAAGACTATCATCCAGGCCAGAACAGATACTTTCACAACTCGTATCCCTACAA GTCTTGCTACAGCGTAAATGTGCTGATGGACGCCAGTCAACCAGCTCCAGTTCCTGTCAATCCACCGACCGGTGTTCAGGCTGTTCTTGGAGCCGAAATGGCAAAGGTTTCTTGGAGAGCGCCGTATCTGCTCGGAGGACAGGGTAAAGGAGCTTGGCAAAACTGGTCCTACGAATTAGAAATCAAAGACGAAATAACCGGGAAAGCTGTTCATCAAAAAGGAATCCGTTTATTGTCTCACACTGTTCATCGATTGAGAGAGAGAACTAAGTATTCGATAAAGGCTGCGGCATATACGAGCGCCGGACGAGGTCCCTGGTCTACAGAATTTCGAGGACGAACATTGAG AGATCCAAAAGGCGAGCCCTACGCTTCTATATTGTGGTCCGCGACTGAAGGATTATTGAAGAGTGACGTGACCGGAGAAAACGTGGAGACTTTGATACACAGGGCAAGCTGGAAGGACTCTGAAATGCAGTATCACATTGTCGACGTTGCGTGGTACAAAGACCTGCTCTACTTGGTCGGTAATAACTCGGTTTTGTACTGCTATAACACGACTAGCCATGAGAATAACAGAATGCACATAAATTCCGTTGGAAGCGTCGCTGTCGATTGGATATCGAAAAAACTCTACTGGGCAAATCCAAATCAGCAAATA ATAACCAGAGCAAACTTGGATGGAACTCATCAAGAACCAATGTCAATACTGGCAATTGTCAAGGAATTGATGATAGACTCGTTGGAAGCCTATTTGTATTGGTCGACTGGATATGCGGTCGAAGTATCGAGACTTAATGGCCAAGACAGAAGATTCTATTATTccgatgaaatatttatcggtAAGCAAGTAATGGGTTTGACGTTGGATACGGAGAACAAGTTTGTGTATTGGATTGTCAGGAGTTACGAAAGCGGATCGATACTCTACAAAGCACCAACGTCCGAAAGAATACCtttgaatgataaaattattccagagcag AAATATTTGGAATTTCAGGTTTCGGCGTTACAATATCCTAACATACAAGGGCCGCTTTGTTACTTTTCGGAGCACTTGCTGTGGCTCCAAGATGATAGAAATGCAGTTATCGGAGATTTGTCTGGTCAAAACACAGCCATTATCAACGGAATAACCTTGTCCGGTCTTCAGATGGTTGCCATAATGGATCACGCTCTTCACAAGTATCCGAAGAATTTATCTGCGAATAGCATTGTTGTATTACCATCTGCGGTAAGCATAGACAGCATAAGAGTGGAAGGTAAATGGAACAATTTCAACGTCTCGTGGAACTCTGTGAAGAATGTAAACTACGGAACGGTCTTTTACGAGGTGAAATTCGCGGATTATATAAACACGAATACGAATTCAGAAATCACTAAGGAAACAACGATACCTTACCACAAttccgaaatattttcaccatacGCCATATTGGAAGTAACCATAAAAGCGTTCACTTATTGGGGAATGTCACATAACACACGAAAAATTCTGAGATCTCCTCAAGCGAAACCTAGTCAACCAACAAACGCAAGAGGATTCGTTGAATTTGATAAGAAACCACTTAGCGACGAGACTAATATTTCCGCGGTGTTCAG ATGGGATCCACCCGATCATCCCAACGGCTTGATCCAAGTTTACGCAATAGACTGTTGGTACATGCTGGAAGGTATGAATATAGACATTTGCAACTGTCTCAATGTAAATTCGACAATGTTGGAATACCGATTGTATCAGTTGCTGCCGAACACAACTTACTACTTCCGAGTGCAGGCATACACAGAAGTCGGTGGCGGATGGTTCACCGACATCGTCAATATATCAACTGATTACGAAAATCCTGTACCGAAAATATTGGTGGCTACACCAGAGGCTGTGAGAATTTCAGATTTGGACAGACAAATCAACGACACGATAACCAGACATGTCGCTATTGAAGTGGCCTACTCTGCGGTGGAGAATAAAGTATATGGAATAAACGAAATGCAGGAGATGATGCTCGCGGATATCGATAGTCCGAATGTaacaaaaattctcaaattgaACAATACCGCGTCAAGTTTATGCGTCAATTGGGTTACCAGGACCTTATTTTGGACAGAAGCAGATTACGGAGAATCTGTTAGTAGAAATATTATGCGACTGGATTTAACAGCGTGGGAAGCAGGCTATACAATCGCCGAGAAAATAATAACCACTAGGAACGCAACGTTGAATTTGGATATATCACCTCTGACAGG AACATTGTATTGGATCGAGTTAGTTCAAGCCGACCGTGGAGTGACGATGCAATCAAATTTGAACGGAGAAAATGTTCAGTATTTCTTCAACCAAATTGACGACTGCTCGTGTCATTATGCGCCGATTGTGAGACCGGTCATGGCGGTCGACAACACGGACGCCTCTACACCTGTAATTTATTGGGTCTCAATGGAAGGCCACTTGAACATCGCAGACATGGATGGATGTACTTGCAATATGGTGCTCGGTCCAG GTTTTAACAGAGGTTTACCACCGACGTCATTGACAGTGGACAAGATCAATCTTTACTGGTCCAACGCGGATAAGGACAGTGTTTACTACGTAGAAAAAGCCAATCCGGATGACACCAGAATCAAACGACTTCACTTGCAAAGCCCGCGTAGTCTTAAAGCCATTGGAAAATCTTTGCAGCCTTATCCAGTTGCCGAATGCTTGGTTCCGAGACAAGTATCTGATAATGTTGAAGTtctgaagaaattttcaaactccaTCAAGATCAAGTTACCTGAACCTGTGCCCCACTTCGCATGTGAGAAATATAATCTTCCGGCAACACTATATACCATTTACATTACCGAATGCTCCGCGGTAGATTCTACTAAGTGTAGCAAcaacagagaaaaaattaaactgaaGACTTTCAAGAAGGAAATCGAAGTTGAAAATCTTAAACCGTTTAGTAGATACATGTTTCAGCTGAGTTTGAGCAACTACTACAGTGGCTTGGAGTCTTCCAGTCCTGAACCAGACCAGggagtagtaataataacggAGGCAGGAGTTCCAACGAGGCCAGAAAATGTCGAAGTTCAAGCACTAACGCCTACTTTAGCGGCGGTTAGTTGGCTGCCACCAAAAATATTGAACGGAGCAGCTGTTCGCTATGAAATTCATTGGAGACCAGTGCAGCTTGTTAACGGAATGAGACACAACGGCGAACAGTCAATTAAACACACCGAGCAATCTTCGGATGGAAAACTATCTGCGACGCTGCAGTCATTATTGCCGGGACAAGATTACCTGATATGTGTTCGCGCTTACTCGACTTCCAGTGCTATTTACAACGAAAGCCTTCCTCAATTCCTGAAAATGTATCCAGAACCAAACAACTTGACGCTGACTGGTACCAGTGTCAACTCGATGAACATATCATGGGTGCCGAATAAAAATCTGACTATTGACTACAGTCTGCAATACTCGATAGTGGGATCGGACAAATGGCAGACAGTTGTCAATCCGATACTTCGAAATAATAAGGTGGAATTCCACATTCGTAAACTGCAACCGAAAACTTTCTACAGATTTAAATTGACGCTAAGGTATCCAATTTATAAGCTTAACGTCACCTGGCCGTCAGACGCGAGATTTACTTTCCAAACATCAG GCGATGTTCCAAGCGCTCCTGGAACTCCCACAATAACAAAGGTGCGTGGTCCGGTCTATCAAGTTAATTGGGAGCCTGCACACGCTCGTGGATCTTCGATCACGTTGTATCGTCTTGAAGGAACCATCTTAGAAGATTCCGATACTATGGATAAACGTCGCAACGAAACTAGCGAATGGCGCCTCTACTATAACGGGACAGACACTTACTGGATAATCCCAGACGAAATGGTGCAAAAGTACCAATTTCGAGTTCAAGCAAAGAACGCGTATGGCCTTGGAACTTGGAGTAAAGCCAGCGCAGTGGTTGACTTGAATGAGGCTGGGAGTGGGATATTTGTCCCTCCGCAACACCTGGGATTGATACTAGGACTCAGTGTTCCTCTGATCCTCGGAGTGATGCTATTATGTTTTGGCTTTTTCCTTTGTC CAGTCTACCGGCAACGTAAAGAGGATAAAAAGGCAGTAATTCCACCAGCTGCGCCGGACGTTGAATTAGCAACGTTACGCGAAATTCCGCGCGGAAATTTTATGCAGTCAAACACGTTGTACGCAACTGCGACGCAAGACGACCCGGACGACTCTTCGCTGCCAAAGATAAAAAGGGAGCAAATAACGCTGGCCAAATTCCTGGGTAGCGGTGCATTCGGAGAG GTTTTTCAAGGCATTGCGAAGGACCTGGACGGTCCTGGAATAACTGGAGTGGCTATAAAGACTCTTAGAAAAGGGGCGTCTGCGCAAGAGAAGACTGAATTTTTACGCGAGGCTCGACTTATGAGTCCCTTCAGGCACAAGCACGTTCTTCGACTGCTTGGAGTTTGCCTAGACACAGATCCGCCGCTGCTGGTGTTGGAGCTAATGAAGGCTGGGGATCTGTTGACGTATTTGAGAGCCAGCCGCTGTCTACAGCCATCGGATCCCTGCGCTCTTAGACTTCAAGATCTTCTTGCTATGTGCGAAGATGTGGCGAGAGGCTGCCAATACCTGGAGGAACTTCATTTTGTTCACAGAGACCTAGCTTGCAGGAACTGCCTGGTATCCGCCAGGGACAGAGAGAACCGTGTGGTAAAAATTGGAGACTTCGGACTCGCAAGAGACATCTATAAAAACGATTACTACCGCAAG GAGGGCGAAGGCCTACTGCCGGTACGATGGATGGCACCGGAGTCTCTAGTGGATGGGGTATTTACCTCTCAAAGTGACGTGTGGGCGTTCGGTGTTTTGATGTGGGAAATCACTTCCCTGGGCCAGCAGCCATACCCGGCAAGAACAAATCTGGAAGTGCTATACCACGTTAGAGCTGGCGGAAGACTGCCAAAGCCGCTAAATTGTCCAACGCCGTTACATCAGTTGATGCTGCGCTGCTGGAGCACGGCGGATGCTAGACCCAGTTTTAAGGCTTGTTTGGATCATATAATAACGCTCAGAAGCAGAACAGAAGATGCCGCGATCAGCCCTGCACATGCTGGCCATTACTTATCTAAACAAG gCAACTCCTGGAAATCTACAAGCTCCGAAGGCAGTAGAGACATGCAGCCATTTTTACCCGATTCTTGCAACACGACGGCACTATTAGCGTCCGGAGAAATTCCGAAATATTTAGAATTAATAGCAGATAACGACGTACCTGATGTTAGAGATACTCCGACTGGTGGCTATGAAGTACCGAGACCCGTACAGTGCCTGGATAAAAATGAAGTTCAAAAGGAAAGCAAAATACCAGAACTATCAGATTCGCAAAATGAAAGCTCAAACTTGGATCGTGAACAGTTGGAAGATGTTGTAAATCAAAAAAGAGAATCGGCGAATAACTTTGACTTGACGGAACCAAAAAGAGCCTCCATTTCCAGCACAGGAgaaaaattctgcattttGGATAGCTCGAGGTTGGCTAATCATGTTTCCAAATGTATAGCTGCGACGAACTCTCCGAGTTCCATTGACGACAGTCGCAAGAGCGAAAAAATCTCAACAGAAATCAGAGGATCGCTGACTAGTTTGAGCGGTAGAAGCAGCAGCTCCCACGGCTCGTCGACAAGCTTGACTCCATCTAGGCCAAGCTCGTCGTTATTGAATTCTCAGAATACTTTGCCATTGAAGAAGAATGGGGCAACTAAGCAAAACATTCTATCCAGCGATACGAATAGTGGAAGAaatacaatttcgaaattaagCAGGACACATTCAATTCTGCAAAATGGGAAAGCGAATATACCTTTAGCAATAAATAGTGCCTTACTGAATTCTCTCAGGCAAACACCGGATACAGGTGAAGATGGAAATGAGATCGCTACCTATACAAATATAAACTCTGACGCGGTCAGAGTAAATGGGTAA